A window of the Bacteroidota bacterium genome harbors these coding sequences:
- a CDS encoding RNA polymerase sigma factor, whose amino-acid sequence MPVPASNQMHEERFAGDDPPMPDDHSFGKGEPLDDPIANSGEAVLLQEAMQESARQRSRKHEFIDTATDRHAAPGHESDEALFKRYQAGDEAAFLMLYERYKTSIFAYCARVLMSEGISRDVAEDTFQDVFLRLAQYRQTFTGGEFKAWIFTVTRHSCLTAKKLAFRQRASTEYVGNSENFDDDASVEVRLAFSHNDDPLERMSRAEQATLLQQAIARLPEEFREALIMSEYDGLTYDEIGRITGTSLSTIRIRIYRAKSRLRKMLLPILGDQAADLLGESD is encoded by the coding sequence ATGCCAGTGCCTGCTTCGAACCAAATGCACGAAGAACGCTTCGCAGGAGACGATCCGCCAATGCCAGACGACCACTCGTTTGGCAAGGGTGAGCCATTAGACGATCCGATTGCGAACTCCGGCGAGGCGGTACTCTTGCAGGAGGCAATGCAGGAATCCGCCAGGCAGCGAAGCCGGAAACATGAGTTCATTGACACAGCGACCGATCGACATGCTGCCCCGGGACACGAGTCAGACGAGGCGCTCTTCAAACGCTATCAAGCTGGAGATGAAGCTGCGTTTCTTATGCTCTACGAGCGGTATAAGACGAGCATCTTCGCGTATTGCGCCCGTGTGCTCATGAGCGAAGGTATCTCACGAGACGTAGCCGAAGACACATTCCAGGATGTGTTTCTTCGATTGGCGCAGTACCGGCAGACCTTTACAGGCGGCGAGTTCAAGGCGTGGATCTTCACGGTCACGCGGCATTCGTGCCTGACGGCCAAGAAGTTGGCGTTTCGTCAGCGGGCCTCGACCGAATATGTCGGCAACTCGGAAAACTTCGATGATGATGCGTCAGTCGAAGTGCGTCTGGCATTTTCGCACAATGACGATCCCCTCGAACGGATGTCACGTGCGGAACAAGCGACATTGCTGCAACAGGCAATTGCGCGGCTGCCCGAGGAATTTCGTGAAGCACTCATCATGAGTGAGTACGATGGGCTGACCTACGACGAGATCGGCCGCATTACGGGAACATCGCTTTCGACGATCCGTATTCGAATTTATCGCGCGAAATCGCGCTTGCGGAAGATGTTGCTGCCGATCCTGGGCGATCAGGCAGCAGACCTGCTCGGTGAGAGTGACTGA